A window of Branchiostoma floridae strain S238N-H82 chromosome 9, Bfl_VNyyK, whole genome shotgun sequence genomic DNA:
GTGATGTCTTGTGTAAAAAATCTGCTATGAGTTCCCACCAGATTTGGCATCATCTGACAGGTTCAAGATTTCATTATCCATGCTGGTCGACACTATTTCGTAGTCatacttaaccctattcagaccgggcttttttggtcatccctggaccggggggggggcttttgaggccctccacttctaagtcctataactctaaaacgacatgccgtaaggccaccaaatttttaggacataatttcgacataatatctaataagtatgtgacgtttgacgttacgttgacgtaagataacgtaattatgacgtcatcaatttgattacattggccaaacccatgaaaaaggggtattctcagaaaacttcaagttatgctgcgaaaatgtaacaaagagtgcagataacagaataataatgtttattacgacttgcgttgccaatagcaacatcaatgacgtcaatatgacgtcataaaatgacgtcatgcacatctaagatacgagttgggctccgccatattatatccaacaccttgaatttttaaaaatactttttttgcaacaaataatcacaaagggcaatgggaatagactaaattcattcatttagatggtttttgatgaaaaaataccaggtagttacaaattttaaggaataattagcttgttagtcttgatctggccattcggtccgccatcttggattttgggctgatgacgtcatcaaattagcataatttatgcatatatgattatgaaagatatactgaataatataagattgtatttatgtaacaaaattgcagtaatatagcaaatagatgtgaaaaatacatagttagaaccaaaaatagtgatttttggcaaaactgcctgtcaacaaacggttgccatggcaacaagaaaaaatggaaaatttgtcaaacttcgtaaaattgttgccaacaatattttaggaaaactcaccgaatttggtggctctagcgtaagccgttctggcgttataggacatcgaagttagcgcgggcctcaaaagcccccccccccccggtctgaatagggttaagagaGCGAAAAGACCACGACACTGCCTTATCAGTCACCGCACCTTACGCAAAGCAGGCAGATATATtagtgattctttttttttaaatagcatTTTCTATTTCTAAAAACGATAGACTTACGCCGTGTGAATGCTATTATTCCGTTGCCATAGATACACTCCCCTATTGAAGTCCCCCTGATAGTCGTACTCGAACAGAGGTCCTGATGCTACTGTAGGGTCCATGTAGACGTGGGCTAGTATGGTGTAGGAATAGCGTACGTCCAAACCACCGTCGTTGAGAATGCGAATGTGCGAGGAACCGTTGAACAGGAAAGCTTGAGATTCTGGACCGCCTGGACCTTCAACCACCTGAGGTCCTGAAGCTATGCcgtcatttccgtttccggtAACATCTCTCGCGCCATCTTGTTCGTTCAGAGGCCACCGGCCCACTGGCTCTAGTGCTGAATCTGTACAATTACAACAAAGAGGCATTTAACACttaatcaaaaaaaaaaaaaacatttgtcaaGGCACACATGTGACTTACGTCGACTCTAGGCCTTTTCCGCTTGCTTAGCTGTGTATGAGTAGATTTAGGGTCTGTACGTTATTTCCTGGGGGGGAGGCACTGGTGCAAAGAGGGTCAGGTAAAAAGAATTCCATGACCCTCCTGTCTGTCTAAAGtctgtccggacctggacctgatcttctggacctgaaccggacctgggcCTAAATGTTctgcacctgtacccaccctagtccggaaaaaattgaaatccTGATCCTCTGAATCGCCATTTCCTGCATCTTGAGGGGAAAACTGTCCTGGTAGACTTGTATTTTTTACAACATAACCAGAACTTTGCGcggtatttttttcaaaggctcTTCCCCcttctaaaaaaaattcaatggccCTCTTCCCAAGCCGCAAATAAAATTCAATGGCCATTGCACAAGCCCTCCCCTCTGATGAATATCGTAGGGTCCCTTACCGAAATGCGTTCTGACTAGTATAATTACTTGGCTGTTATGGGAGTAGAAACTTCAATATAGCACACCATCACCAAACTACATTTCATGCCATAATTTCGATTCACAAAGCGATTTATATTTGTATCACACCTAAACAATAACCTCTTGCTATAGAAATTTATATCAGCGTAGAGCCCCGAATTTATAAAGATTGAGTGCACGTGGTTAAAGTGGTTCAATAAGAGAGCTCAAAGACTCACGTGCAACAACTCCAGCCCGCATGCTAGGCCAGTCGCGCCATGTCAGTGGATGGAACTTGACGTAACGGGCGGTGATGGCGCCACTGTAGGACGACAGCTCATTTCTCACAGGGGTGTTTCTGTCAGTATTCCCTGGGAAGGTCTGGAGGAAGATTGAACACAAGTCATCGAGTGACCAGAAAGAAGGGATATGATtcgtggggtgggggtggggggtggggcatttgaaaaaaaaactccggATGGAATGATATGAAACTTGGTATGTGCTTAGGTCATGTCCTGTCAAAGATTGTACTCTCGTTTTTCTGGAGGTTCTCcctagtactgcagcagaatgtccGGGTTTAATCAAACTCTTTTTTCAATAAATTTTTGGGGCGTTTTATTAGCATACTTTGAAACAGGAGAACCTCAAAATAGATGAATGAGTTTTCTCTTCGACTCGTGGGCAACTTCGGTGAATAACAGCGAAATAATATGTtgactatgcaaattagatgtTAGCATAGTTAATGATCGAGATGAATTTATATTCAAATTGTGctaaatgacaggaacttcCTTCTCGTCACATATGTAACTTGGTTCGAGAGGAATATCAATTGATAGGAACCATGCATGgtcgtatttgcataatttgattAGAAAATGTATAATTCCTTAGTTGTAAATGATAACATGTTCATACTAGTGGCACATGTAGGTTAGACAAAAGTGAATATTATCAGACATAACTTATAATTAAGATCAAaataatttgtataatcaatgaatgTGGGAATGTCACAATTACTTCCCAAAGAAAGACATATGCAACATACTAGTATggtatttgaaaacaaaaatgacacaatcaATTCATATAAATTCTGTTAATAAGAGACTTTCTTGCATATCATTTGCAATGTAATTTGACAAAAGTACTTGGCGATGGTAAgtggtcatggaactctagttcggTATATAGAACATACATGCTCAACATACAGAACTCTTTCGTTTTGTATCTAAAATAAGTGGTTGGTAATAAACCTAAGGAGATTACGTTGCaacattatgatgatgatacttaCTACCGTCAGTCCGTCGTCATCGCTGTAGGTAACCTCGTCTCCACTGTGCTCGCCATATGTGATGCTGTACGATGTGACCATGTGGCCACTGAATTGTTCATCTCTACCCTGGGTAATAATCGCCGTTACAAAGTACGTCTTGTGAAGATCCACCATAAGCCATTCGCGTTGATCAGGTGTTCTAGGCGCCCAACCTCCAGAAAGCGGAAAATCCAGTACACCGTTGTCTGGCCCCTCTGTGTTGTTATACTGTGACGATGCAGACATGCTCGGGGATCGGAAGGCGTCTgcatcaaagaaaacaaaagatatGTAGGTGTTAACATTTCTTGAATACCGCAATGGAACAATAGCGCATGATGTCACAGGTCACGTGATTTGTTTATGCCGCAGTCTTGTTAGGTGTTAAGTTTTACCGTCTGCAGTTCCAGGTGAGATCTGGACATCATGATCAAAAAACGTCTATCAAAGGACAAGATTTACGAACGCTGATCGGCGGTCCAACTGTGTCTAACATCTAGTGACTACACAACGTAACACAATGTAGATATAGACTAATATTGAAGCGTTGCTCAGTTGTAACCTTGATGTATGTTTCTTtcaattttggtacatattgtAGTAAAATGTTGCTTCAGAACATTTTTCAATCTAAGGGTGCAGTCACATACGTCTTACGATAGTCTTGAGTGcagccatgcatgtgtgtaCGTTGCAAAGTCCAGCTGTCTTGCTGCACTAAAAGGCTGTGTTAGacccttgtcggtggttggttccgtcacagtctgcttgaaaatcctatagcTATGAcagaaaaatcgtacgacggtcgCACGACGTACGTAATTCGTAAGCTTTGACTGGCTTACCACATTGGTTGTCAGTGAGTGATACGCTCCCGTGTATCGTCCACGCTTccctggaccagtccaacacgTTGCCTCCCTGTCCGCACTTACGCAGAGTGAGATCTGCCTCTCTCGGTGACAGCACACGATCCCACACGTTTAAGCATGACATGTCACCGGTGTATACCTGGATAGGATCAAACAATATTTGAATAAGAGCTGATACTGTTATGATCTCACCACCTAGTGGGAGATTGCAATTTGCTATTTGCAAGGAAACCGCAAGGGGTCGCAAGCTGGAACAACTTCCTTCTTCTGCCAATCTGACTTAGGTCAGACGTAAGATAATGAAACCCATTGTAAACATCGTTGCTGTACAACAGAAAACGCTTCAAtgtgaaattgtttttttaatcctGACATAACGTTTCGAGTAGTACTTCAGCCCTTTGAAAGGACGTTAAATAAGGCCCCCATGTTTAAGAAGAGTCACGCCTTGAGCACGATTAATaagaacctgccacacttaTCGGAAAAGCTAGGTCTCCGGACCGATCTTGGACAGGTggtagtcacctgttatgtcagtCCTTTGAAAGGTGCAGTAAATTCTACCAAAtaaacgagatatcaaaaactTTAGTTTCGCTGAAGCACATTAGAACGCCGCTAGAgggccattatcgaacttgaccttcgttttcctgaccctacccacctaccaaatatcaccatGATTCATCCAAGGCTTTTCGAGTTATGCttatgcacacacgcacacacacacacacacaaacacattgaaaacataaccttattggcgaaggtaaaaaagaGCATGTCTTCACTTACCTGGTCGACATCAAATAACCCTCCTGAGTCCTCCACTTGGCCAATAATCCACGCGGGGCCTGTACGGATCACGTGACCTGTGGCCAATCCAGAGCCGGCGCCGACCTGTTGTCCATCGACGTAGAACGACCATCTGCCATCCTGACTCAGCCAGGTGTAGCACACTGTGTGGCATCTGCCATCGTCAAGGTTAAGACTTGTCTCATTGGTCCCGGCGTGTTTGTATGCACCGTTGATCCAGAACTAAAATCGAAACAAATTGCCTTGGTTTTGTACGATATAAAATCTTTTGAATCAAAAAACCCTCTGATCTTCAGCGTAGAATAATGTCTTACCGATGTCGACATGGGCatttaatttcaattttcattcGTAATTTGGAACTATTTTCAcattatgaaaatatcaatattaTCATCATTTGGTATTTGTGTTAAAGCTGTACTACGTAACATTTGAACAAAacttttctattttttctttacattgttagttcaatcaaccctatagcattgcataccaatattcagggagagatgctgcgacatcattGTACCACATAagcatgtataaaaattgtgatcttccaaccaacagatgggcacaggcgGTTGGTCACTGCCTACGTGTTCCTTAtgagcctggcttcccagtggggggccagttgacagtttccTCCTTCAGAGTACAGTAGAttagctttctgtacaaggtttcgcAGTTTTGAAGTGAATATGACCTCAGATtgttgataccctacaaaatagactaagtgcAATTGATTATATCCTATTCCGAGGTGAAAAAATTTAGAgtattcaaagaagaagatttcCCGTGTACCCAGCCTGGAGCGTGATGAACTCATTACCCCACCCCatagggtgcctactggaggccagaagttgttgtttacagctaGGATGGTCTAGTTCTGGGGGGTCACTCCAAAAAACTACTCCATGTATGGATTAAAATATAATGAACACCGAAAAAAACACTCTCCGATCATGGAGGTGATAAATAAAAGAGTGGTACCCTGAATAGTCCGTAGTAGGTTAATGCAATCTGATCACCACTGAACAGCACCCCGTTTGTCGTGTTGGAGATGTGAAGTTGCACACACGTGGTCAGAGCATCGAGCCCGGGAGGCGTGGTGACGTTCAGTCGAACGTAGTTACTGGTCGATGCCGGTTCAGGGAAAGTCATCTTCTTCAAACAACAACCTGAAATGTTTCATAGCAATCAATcaacagtcaatcaatcaatcaatcaatcaatcaatcaattaaccaATTCATCTATCAGATTGTAATATATTGCATTGTGATAGCACATCGATATCACTTTTAATGGGGTTACTCCCGGAACAAAACGTCGAGTAAGGTTAGATAaaatggcattttgaccttccgttgttttctcattaatgaattaagaaagaatggaaccGTAACGAATATAGATAGATGGGCATAcaagaattctaaatctaatTTTTTGGGCCATatagatgatgtcatcaggttttattgcccctattaatatttttttctatgagaaaatacagcNNNNNNNNNNNNNNNNNNNNNNNNNNNNNNNNNNNNNNNNNNNNNNNNNNNNNNNNNNNNNNNNNNNNNNNNNNNNNNNNNNNNNNNNNNNNNNNNNNNNGCATCCGGTGTTCCAGGCGCGTTCCATGTTTGATACTGACCGGACTcgacgttgcttaacttccgagatctaACGAGATCGGGTGTATTCAACGTGATATGGCCGTAGGCGAAAGATGCTGTTTAGGAGGCCCTCTTATAGGAGCCTTTTTTGagaaaaagtctttttttgggaaaaaagttgaaaaaaataaaaaatgatggCACGCCTACAGCATCCGGTGTTCCCAGGCAAAGGGACGGCCAAGTCCCTACAACCGACCAATGGTTGAGCGACGTTGAGCAAGTTGAGCGCTCAACGGACCAATGGTTGAGCCACGTTGAGTAGGCCCTCTTGCTCAACAGACCAATCAGGCTGCGAGACCCCCATATGTCAGAGGTCatgaatccaagatggcggacttcGGCTTTCGCCGGTCGAAGCGAGGCACATTTTTGGCCGTTATTTGGCACAGGTAAGTGCTATCATTTTCATTCTTGTCTTATTTTGTAGGTAATGTGGTGGTGCACATTGCTATCTAGTTAGAATTTTGGCAACGCGAGTAGATTTTAGGAAAATCGACATCGTTTTTCGCCCAAAGTCCCATTGTTTAAGTATGGGGATATCGTCGATTATGCTGTGAATATTACCAGAACTAACACTGCTGTTATTTTGCACAGGTAAGTCCAACATTGCCCATTCTTAGCTCATCTTAAAGGTCATTTAGTTGTGCACGTAGCTGTATACCTGTGATTTTTACTGCCATGATAGGTTCTCTGAAAATCGGCAAGGTGTTTCGTCAAAAATCCCATTATTAACAGATGCTGTTTGGGTACCTTCTTGTGTATGGAAAGGGATAGACCCGCTTGCCATTAATTATGAGCTAAATCTTAACTAAGATCGTTATCTATACCATCTGGTAGCTTTGCAACAATATTGTAAACCTGCCTTGTTAATGAGGTATGTGTTTAATAGTCCCAGCACCTCAAAATGTATTGGTATACTAGATGCACCAATACTATGGCAGTACCTTTATTTCGGTTGCATATACATCTATGTCCTGTTCTGTTGTAGATACGTAAGTGAACCTAGGATATTCTATACATTTTATATCTGCTACAGTTTTATAATGAAGCCTGTAGATGATGAGCTTTCTAGGATAAGAGGATATTTTTGCACACCAACAGAACGAAGACATTNNNNNNNNNNNNNNNNNNNNNNNNNNNNNNNNNNNNNNNNNNNNNNNNNNNNNNNNNNNNNNNNNNNNNNNNNNNNNNNNNNNNNNNNNNNNNNNNNNNNNNNNNNNNNNNNNNNNNNNNNNNNNNNNNNNNNNNNNNNNNNNNNNNNNNNNNNNNNNNNNNNNNNNNNNNNNNNNNNNNNNNNNNNNNNNNNNNNNNNNNNNNNNNNNNNNNNNNNNNNNNNNNNNNNNNNNNNNNNNNNNNNNNNNNNNNNNNNNNNNNNNNNNNNNNNNNNNNNNNNNNNNNNNNNNNNNNNNNNNNNNNNNNNNNNNNNNNNNNNNNNNNNNNNNNNNNNNNNNNNNNNNNNNNNNNNNNNNNNNNNNNNNNNNNNNNNNNNNNNNNNNNNNNNNNNNNNNNNNNNNNNNNNNNNNNNNNNNNNNNNNNNNNNNNNNNNNNNNNNNNNNNNNNNNNNNNNNNNNNNNNNNTACACGTAACTGaagctaggtgctcattttGACTTGAGTAAGTAGAGTAAGATATTTTGTTATCAAGTGATGTACTTTATTCATGGTTGTGAATATTCTGCTTCAGAAAATGACCTTACTTTCGGAGGTGTCAGTCTCCACACAGCTTACCACATGGGGAAAGATCACAACAGCTGAGAGCCAACAGGTACTCTataagcagatgttggatggAAAGATGGTCACAAGCATCTCATGTAACCTCTGTGCAGTGTAGCTATTAGAAAGTGGCACAACTCTCGCACAGTAAGGTGTACGAATAACACTTGTTCATTGTTTTGCACGATGATGAATTCTTCAGACACTTGACACGGGGATGCTCAACAATTTTTGGagcattttcttgtcatgtaaAGGAGTATAGGTTAAATAGATTGCAAAGTGTTTTACTATAACTTACAGATTTAAAAATAAAAGGGATCCTGCACAATGATAGCCATGTGTTCTAAGTCCTGACCAAGGGGGGCTGCCGAAAGGTAGCTGGCATCTCCAAGTGCCTCGGAACCCGAACACTCGGTATCATGTTCAGCTCCATATGATAATATTCTAATAAAAATTGTAAGTTTTATCAATAATGTTTGACCCACTGTTTGTCAAGATATATCATTCTTTGTTTGGCTTTCTTTAAAACTCCAATGTACGAATTCTGAAGAATAGATTGATGTGAGATGTTTTTCATTGATTGATCAAGGTTTGGGGGTGTTTCCATAATTGTTTTGctcaaaacaaatgttttttaTTACTTTGACCTAACACCTGCTTAGATTCTTGTTAATTTTTCCATTGAAAACCCAGAATCTGCTAATTATTTCATCTCAAGACACATCGGACACTTGTTTGTAACTTAAACAGTGATTTTGGAAATTATATGCATCATTTTTGGGGCAATAAAGCAGCATAATAAAAAACCCTTCCCTGATCACTTCGATCACGATCCCAGGGTGAGCAATAGGGACTTGGGGGGGCCATTAGCCGTTTTTGGCCGTTATTTGGCACAGGTAAGTGCTATCATTTTCATTCTTGTCTTATTTTGTAGGTAATGTGGTGGTGCACATTGCTATCTAGTTAGAATTTTGGCAACGCGAGTAGATTTTAGGAAAATCGACATCGTTTTTCGCCCAAAGTCCCATTGTTTAAGTATGGGGATATCGTCGATTATGCTGTGAATATTACCAGAACTAACACTGCTGNNNNNNNNNNNNNNNNNNNNNNNNNNNNNNNNNNNNNNNNNNNNNNNNNNNNNNNNNNNNNNNNNNNNNNNNNNNNNNNNNNNNNNNNNNNNNNNNNNNNACGGGTCATAAGGTCTAAATGTCATATATACGAAGCAGTATGTCCGGCGTGAATGGCGCGACCTGTCTCGGTGTGTGGCACAGACGCCTCTGGAGTCCTCTTTTTAACAGCGCAATGTCTGTAGACAGGAAAGCGTCCACGGTGTAGCCGAAGAGTACATGCAGCGTTTTAAGTCCACCCAGATAGTTCGCGATCGACGCGGGGGCCTTGAAGGAGCGGGCAAGAAACTCCGCGAACGTTTCTAGCGTATCCACCGTGGCTGGAAACGGAGAAATCCAATAGAAGAAACAGAAGAGAAGGTACGTCCGGAGAATTGTCCGCAGATTAGACCACGTTCCTTCGGCAAACGCTGCCCATTTAGTCCGACTGGCTTGACCGCGAAGGCGTCGGAGATCTCGGCGATGATCAATGTCTCGGGTACGATGCGCGTCACCTCGTAATCCGTGGTCGCGAGGCCGTCGCGGGGCCTTTGGCAGCTTCGTGTTCTGTCCGCGGAGACGACGCAGGTCTCGACGGTGTCGATATACGTGTACCGGAAGACGTCGCGAATATCGCCCTGCGATACAAAGGAACAAGAGAACAACGTTGAGACAACGGGAAGGGTCAAGATTATAACTGACAGTCAAGCTCGAAATCATCGCGGGAGATCGGAATTTCCACCGTGTTTACATCACGCGTCAACAACTCAAACTGCTGGCGATGTGTGTCCGAGAGATGCCAGCGCGACAGGTGGTCAGGAATACGGTTGTCTGTGCCCGCGATGTGTGAAGCGCGTAGCTCAAACCTGTGAACGGCAGCTAGGAACCACAGCTctcgggaacactgcagtaagTCCGAATCACGCGAGCGACCGGAGTTCAGAACGTGTACACACGAGATATTATCACAGTATACTAACACGGTCAAACCGGCCCAACGATGGCCCCATTTACGGGCCGCCACAACTATTGTCAACATCTCCAAGACATGAATCTTGCGGGCACACTTACGAAGCACGAAGTCAGGGAACATGGCATGGAAGAACTGACCATTGGAAATAGCGCCAAAACCCGAGGAGCACGCGTCTGTTGCGACGATGTCGTCCGGTGCGGTGTAGACGGTAGACGCAATCAGCGAGACCCCGTTGAACTCGTGGAGGAAGCGGCGCCACCACTCCAAGTCCCGCCGAAAATCGCGAGATAATCGACATCGGTGGTGATTACAACGGAGTTTACGTACGGACTCTAACAGACGTGAGACAAACAGCCGGCCGGGGGGGACACACGCAGAAACGAAGACAAGCTTGCCGACGAGGGACTGTAATTCACGTTTGGTTGCCTTCCTCTTCATTAGCCACTGCGCNNNNNNNNNNNNNNNNNNNNNNNNNNNNNNNNNNNNNNNNNNNNNNNNNNNNNNNNNNNNNNNNNNNNNNNNNNNNNNNNNNNNNNNNNNNNNNNNNNNNNNNNNNNNNNNNNNNNNNNNNNNNNNNNNNNNNNNNNNNNNNNNNNNNNNNNNNNNNNNNNNNNNNNNNNNNNNNNNNNNNNNNNNNNNNNNNNNNNNNNNNNNNNNNNNNNNNNNNNNNNNNNNNNNNNNNNNNNNNNNNNNNNNNNNNNNNNNNNNNNNNNNNNNNNNNNNNNNNNNNNNNNNNNNNNNNNNNNNNNNNNNNNNNNNNNNNNNNNNNNNNNNNNNNNNNNNNNNNNNNNNNNNNNNNNNNNNNNNNNNNNNNNNNNNNNNNNNNNNNNNNNNNTGTCTATATGCCCTGCGCAGGTCAGTCTTAAACAACAAACAGCCTCGGCCCTTGTCTAAGATCATCTCAGTCATTGTATCTACGGATGGATACACTAAACTAATTGGTTCGCCCAAAAAAGTGTTCTTGGGAATGGCGTCATTCACAGACTGCCCAGACGGGTAACTCAAATCCACAACGACGCGACGCGTGTCACTGTCACGTTTTGCTACCGTCTGCAGGGGTGCCGGGAAGACTGGAAACGGGAATGGGTTCGCACGAAATGGGCCACACATGGCGCCGTAGCGGAGTTCTTTGTCGATAAACAAGTCCACGTCTGCTTGGTAATCCAAAGCCGATCGGTGATtagaatgatgcacattttgtgGGAAATTGTAATTTTCAGGATGAATGTTGATCGGCCAGCCGAATTCGAGAAAGTCGGGTAGTGAAGTGTTGGAGTAATTAGCTAATAAAGCCCGCCAGACCGGGATATTGAGTGACGTCTTGACCGGAATTCGCGCGCCGATATAATTAGGAACACCGGTCTGGGCCACAGCGGTATAG
This region includes:
- the LOC118422204 gene encoding adhesion G-protein coupled receptor G4-like; the encoded protein is MTFPEPASTSNYVRLNVTTPPGLDALTTCVQLHISNTTNGVLFSGDQIALTYYGLFRFWINGAYKHAGTNETSLNLDDGRCHTVCYTWLSQDGRWSFYVDGQQVGAGSGLATGHVIRTGPAWIIGQVEDSGGLFDVDQVYTGDMSCLNVWDRVLSPREADLTLRKCGQGGNVLDWSREAWTIHGSVSLTDNQCDAFRSPSMSASSQYNNTEGPDNGVLDFPLSGGWAPRTPDQREWLMVDLHKTYFVTAIITQGRDEQFSGHMVTSYSITYGEHSGDEVTYSDDDGLTVTFPGNTDRNTPVRNELSSYSGAITARYVKFHPLTWRDWPSMRAGVVAHSALEPVGRWPLNEQDGARDVTGNGNDGIASGPQVVEGPGGPESQAFLFNGSSHIRILNDGGLDVRYSYTILAHVYMDPTVASGPLFEYDYQGDFNRGVYLWQRNNSIHTA
- the LOC118423338 gene encoding uncharacterized protein LOC118423338 — translated: MVSSSMPCSLTSCFGDIRDVFRYTYIDTVETCVVSADRTRSCQRPRDGLATTDYEVTRIVPETLIIAEISDAFAVKPVGLNGQRLPKERGLICGQFSGRTFSSVSSIGFLRFQPRWIR